Proteins from one Elephas maximus indicus isolate mEleMax1 chromosome 12, mEleMax1 primary haplotype, whole genome shotgun sequence genomic window:
- the LOC126087055 gene encoding MICOS complex subunit MIC13-like: MAGSTVNLVHDQEGLGPGDKSQTALWKAEEVVPPAMYQFSQYVYKQTGLQMRQLSRPSELNFFVLKSWNSGIITVMSALLVAPSKACEYSKEGWEYSKEHAK; the protein is encoded by the coding sequence ATGGCAGGGAGCACTGTCAACCTGGTACATGACCAGGAGGGGCTGGGGCCCGGCGACAAGAGCCAGACGGCCCTTTGGAAGGCAGAGGAGGTAGTTCCACCTGCCATGTACCAGTTCAGCCAGTATGTATACAAGCAGACTGGCCTGCAGATGCGCCAGCTCTCACGCCCTTCAGAGCTTAACTTTTTCGTCCTCAAGTCCTGGAATTCAGGCATCATCACGGTGATGTCAGCTCTATTGGTGGCCCCCTCCAAGGCCTGTGAGTACTCCAAGGAGGGCTGGGAATACTCGAAGGAGCATGCCAAGTAA